A genomic stretch from Podospora pseudoanserina strain CBS 124.78 chromosome 3, whole genome shotgun sequence includes:
- the SHE4 gene encoding SWI5-dependent HO expression protein 4 (EggNog:ENOG503NXD0; COG:D; COG:O; BUSCO:EOG09261W1K): MATIAEAAAAAPEPLGRLDQTLLIFAGLMEGGKEDEETVRELGELTRLLNDDVEVTKKGETSVTTVIDSDCVDTILCYLDMRQPDVVRAHAALCTSAYLKAAGEDGGKKLAEFFHDRVRRGTYDDYIVAFCVAATIFPIVPDLTSELFLSEGFLASLGPLMRRKWKSRKVETACLEMLNAACMNSACREAVRKYCTEWLEEIVEQDPDDAVKSMHTVDPDMHLQEGSISMRRHSLQVQNLAAVVLAKLRAVPSTTATAGPEARIQPATTSIEDLSKRFTRMLLDEDEIEHVQPSIEGLAYASLQPKVKESLSKDSKTLKRLVKALDEAPPRSPMIYGALSIFANLTRYRPIETDEEKRIRQLKAYANAAGKLQQVDPLNEDEHVTERCKRVFEAGLTPVLIKQSKSGSAASLALIISIIHALSTPPPLRGQLAQQGAVRLLIAAWTALPETENGPKRAAAQALARILISTNPALVFGGTRPIPQSAAIRPLASILTPDPTADRRDLLPTFESLMALTNLASTDDDTRKSIIRTAWDDVEEQLFNPNSRVCTAAVELVCNLVQDPEQTLALFGDGSPKAKNRVKVIVALADAEDPKTRSAAGGALASLTGFDEVVRAVVGLERGVEVVLGLCRDEREDLRHRGAVVVRNMVFSEGEVGRLARGKLVEGGAVEALMECAKGSKRREVVEVVVQAAEGLMGEGGK, translated from the exons ATGGCTACCATAGCCGAAGCGGCCGCGGCGGCGCCTGAGCCTCTGGGAAGGCTGGATCAGACACTGCTCATCTTCGCAGGTCTTATGGAAGGTGGAaaggaggacgaagagacTGTCAGAGAACTCGGCGAACTAACACGACTTCTTAACGATGACGTCGAGGTTACCAAGAAGGGCGAGACATCTGTCACGACTGTGATTGATAGCGACTGTGTCGATACCATACTATGTTACCTCGACATGAGACAGCCCGACGTCGTACGCGCCCACGCCGCACTATGTACCTCTGCCTACCTCAAAGCtgccggcgaggatggcggcaAGAAATTGGCCGAGTTTTTCCATGACCGAGTCCGACGGGGGACCTACGATGACTACATTGTTGCCTTCTGCGTCGCTGCCACCATCTTCCCTATTGTACCCGATCTCACATCCGAGCTGTTCCTGAGTGAAGGTTTTCTTGCCAGTCTAGGCCCGCTTATGAGGCGGAAATGGAAAAGCAGAAAGGTCGAGACGGCGTGCTTGGAGATGCTGAATGCCGCCTGCATGAACTCGGCTTGCCGAGAGGCTGTCCGAAAGTACTGCACAGAGTGGCTTGAGGAGATCGTCGAGCAGGATCCCGACGACGCCGTCAAGTCCATGCATACGGTCGATCCTGACATGCACCTCCAGGAGGGATCTATTTCTATGAGACGACACTCTCTGCAAGTCCAGAACCTCGCAGCAGTGGTACTGGCGAAACTGAGG GCAGTTCCATCTACCACAGCCACCGCCGGCCCGGAAGCCAGGATACAACCGGCGACGACTAGCATCGAGGACTTATCTAAGCGGTTCACCAGGATGCTGCTAGACGAAGATGAAATCGAGCATGTCCAGCCGTCGATCGAGGGCTTAGCCTACGCGTCTCTCCAACCCAAGGTGAAGGAAAGTTTGTCCAAAGACTCCAAGACACTGAAACGTCTTGTCAAGGCTCTCGATGAAGCCCCTCCCAGGTCCCCGATGATTTACGGCGCGCTCAGCATTTTTGCCAATCTGACCAGATATCGACCCATCGAAACAGACGAAGAGAAAAGGATACGGCAGCTCAAGGCGTATGCCAACGCTGCTGGAAAACTACAGCAGGTTGACCCGCTAAACGAAGACGAGCACGTCACAGAAAGATGCAAACGCGTTTTCGAGGCTGGGCTTACACCAGTCCTTATCAAGCAAAGCAAGAGTGGTTCTGCGGCCTCCTTGGCGTTAATCATATCCATCATCCATGCCctttccacccctccccctctccgcGGTCAACTCGCACAGCAGGGGGCTGTCCGTCTCCTCATCGCCGCATGGACGGCCCTCCCAGAAACGGAAAACGGACCTAAACGTGCGGCTGCCCAGGCTCTAGCGAGGATTTTGATCTCTACCAACCCGGCGCTTGTGTTTGGGGGCACGAGACCGATCCCGCAGAGCGCGGCTATCAGACCGTTGGCGTCTATCCTCACCCCAGACCCCACCGCGGACAGGAGGGACCTCTTGCCTACGTTTGAGTCGCTTATGGcgctcaccaacctcgcctctACGGACGATGACACGAGAAAGTCTATTATTCGGACGGCGTGGGATGATGTAGAAGAACAACTGTTTAATCCCAACTCGAGGGTCTGCACGGCAGCGGTGGAGTTGGTGTGCAATTTGGTTCAGGACCCGGAGCAAACCCTTGCGttgtttggggatgggagtcCGAAGGCGAAGAATAGGGTCAAGGTTATTGTTGCTTTGGCTGATGCGGAGGACCCCAAGACGAGGAGCGCGGCGGGGGGCGCGCTGGCTAGTTTGACGGGGTTTgacgaggtggtgagggcggtTGTGgggctggagaggggggtggaggttgtgttggGGCTTTGTAgggatgagagggaggatttgaggCATCGGGGGGCGGTGGTCGTGAGGAATATGGTTTTttctgagggggaggtggggaggctggcgagggggaagttggtggaggggggggcggtggaggcgttgaTGGAGTGTGCTAAGGGGAgtaagaggagggaggtggtagAGGTCGTGGTGCAGGCTGctgaggggttgatgggggaggggggaaagtaA
- a CDS encoding hypothetical protein (COG:Z; EggNog:ENOG503NVA2) has translation MASSPPASPGTLPARPMSAMVRPAPRSSSRMSMQGKSAGGSRASDEESKTAVKVVVRVRPPLRPEDPGFELIPQRFQRSMVQVHSPTSLSIESPQGRKLFVFDRVFGPEVGQAGIWEYLDEGVNAFTQGYNVSLLAYGQSGAGKSYTMGTAGDQESLEQMGVIPRAATALFERLEGSKINPNRSSMSQLRTPARFSNPPVSFTKGAEKNWTLRASYVEIYNEQLRDLLVDDTIPFHERGAVTIREDVKGNILLTGLRQVEVNSVDDLMHVLEQGSIVRQTDATAINARSSRSHAVFSLNLVQKKSKPMTGAERRMSMPVEGLSGSESLVTTDSKMHFVDLAGSERLKNTGAQGERAKEGISINAGLAALGKVISQLSSRQAGAHVSYRDSKLTRLLQDSLGGNAITYMIACVTPAEFHLSETLNTVQYAQRARAIQSKPRIQQVEEGDKQAIIDRLKAEVAFLREQIRSAERGGGERRTLAPGERPERQSEREVELQNQLLDAQENYTALSQRHAKLIAELARARDEEQLENQLEKNLGDSATERLNRSNSFAQAVEQVVLEYEKTIQSLEQSLASTRATLSSTEGSLLEKESNCAYAETINNQLQARLQKLMDREANTESYLHDLETKLDGHTSGEEKNTAIVMELRKEIARVRENEAACENYISTLEERLAEADQDAELMQREIDRLEQVVERQRSLGKLDSLLYELDQIQPTTPAPEAEVGAANGTATNGAGHRRTASRSIADHSRSHSHVSRHSQLEETIPEIGEEDIPEEGEEPVDGQKRPRKLSPLANDGEVLEYPASPAQSKFVADKLETMNQELLGLRVEHEATLNEYDLLHAKYEEALRALGQLQDMVDEAKHPSRQRDSILSVTSPMLTRPTSFLSDARTNETKDTTHLSMRSLSSELSSALESPSTTLDVSDAGTAVPKSGSAPESPTEPTNGADATTEVHRLKAIAAEKEAAEKELAERYAQLEERHQHALDMVEELKTQVARAQAANEDSGKAGHVIRRKSSQTLMIIDRAHRSFASLRNIAAEHFEDQPDVMQNFELNLNAAMHELHARSERIQELETNIATAKKEMETKMTIISGLTRERSSLKAASPMDMAVVSNLRNQLEQSEMRIKELQQANEVREKELEAQFAELQELIKQTAVSANATAATNETSEEAAAQLAAREEKIAELEKELSTWEERHRSAVQALQDNEEQLKKTISELEAQVASFTAKLSEVKVEEKPEGGNERAVGETPKQSGGEDTKLVDFLRTEIEEYKALINTSQTKVAEAEKQHQETKEAFEQAIKERDEAVSEAAEQKDLVAKLEATISDHEQSIKAHQESVHELQSAHQKDVNEIMLAGRRDLESQLAALKTEHANRTKRLESDLTEAREELMKVATQVAYALGLDVSVEKISDRISDLAGAQKALSEEQGRRLELEQDIVELSNINDTIMRDLEAVRASLAEVLAAESEKQRGPTGQGFPVKEQVALVKKKVVDLEVKNKKNSRLVEELEDQLNKNFDQVQAASNRLSLLQTERNQQLEEANAAKVRLQGELDAIKEEYSALQAKYDSILPNDSTDTPQRSNSQTQQNGHGVRKSSSVASLPSPPPAIPLPPLPSNNSGTTSPTPRPPSKDVGGISQIQEDQEARIRLIEKHLKAEKQLTTTLEEALTDLERQQLAMRADCDAWRRRALELEQEIKDLKEKPQQDNRWSLQQVEEERRKRRDAEIARAHLEERMNTISKKKKKGSLNCF, from the exons ATggcaagctcaccaccagcgtCGCCGGGCACACTGCCTGCACGGCCAATGAGCGCCATGGTCCGCCCGGCTCCGAGAAGTAGCAGCCGCATGAGCATGCAGGGCAAGTCGGCCGGAGGAAGCAGAGCCTCGGACGAGGAATCAAAGACCGCCGTCAAAGTTG TGGTTCGCGTGCGCCCACCTCTAAGGCCCGAAGACCCGGGCTTCGAGCTTATACCTCAGCGGTTTCAGCGATCCATGGTCCAGGTGCATTCGCCAACGAGCCTGTCGATCGAGTCACCGCAGGGCCGCAAGCTTTTTGTCTTTGATAGAGTGTTCGGCCCCGAAGTTGGCCAGGCCGGAATATGGGAGTATCTAGACGAGGGAGTCAACGCCTTTACCCAGGGGTACAATGTATCCCTTCTCGCGTACGGCCAGTCCGGCGCGGGCAAATCTTACACGATGGGCACAGCGGGTGACCAGGAAAGTCTGGAGCAAATGG GTGTGATCCCACGCGCCGCCACTGCGCTGTTTGAACGGTTGGAAGGTTCAAAGATCAACCCTAACCGCAGTTCCATGTCACAGCTCCGAACACCGGCTCGGTTCTCGAACCCGCCTGTCAGTTTCACGAAAGGGGCGGAAAAGAACTGGACCTTGCGCGCGTCATATGTCGAGATCTACAACGAGCAGTTGAGAGACCTGTTGGTCGACGATACCATCCCATTTCATGAACGGGGAGCCGTCACGATTCGCGAAGACGTCAAGGGCAACATTCTTTTGACCGGTTTGCGACAGGTGGAAGTCAACTCGGTGGACGACCTGATGCATGTGCTGGAGCAAGGATCGATAGTTCGACAGACGGATGCGACAGCGATCAACGCCCGATCGTCGCGCTCCCATGCCGTATTCAGCTTGAACCTGGTGCAAAAGAAGAGCAAGCCGATGACGGGAGCAGAGAGGCGCATGTCGATGCCGGTGGAAGGCTTGTCTGGGAGCGAATCTCTGGTAACGACCGACAGCAAAATGCATTTCGTGGATTTAGCCGGCAGCGAGCGTCTCAAGAACACGGGTGCCCAGGGAGAGCGGGCAAAGGAGGGTATTTCGATCAATGCTGGTCTGGCAGCACTCGGCAAGGTCATCTCGCAGCTGTCTTCGCGACAGGCCGGGGCGCATGTGTCGTACCGGGACTCGAAGCTAACACGACTGCTCCAAGACTCACTGGGCGGGAATGCCATCACGTACATGATTGCCTGTGTCACGCCGGCCGAGTTCCACCTGAGCGAGACGTTGAATACGGTTCAATATGCGCAGAGGGCCCGAGCGATCCAGAGCAAGCCGCGGATCCAgcaggttgaggagggggacaagCAGGCCATAATCGATCGTCTCAAGGCCGAAGTAGCATTTCTGCGGGAGCAAATCCGGAGTGCAGAACGCGGCGGGGGAGAGCGACGCACCCTGGCCCCAGGCGAGAGGCCCGAGCGGCAGAGTGAGCGGGAGGTGGAACTCCAGAACCAGCTACTGGATGCCCAGGAAAACTATACGGCTCTGAGCCAGCGGCACGCGAAGCTCATTGCCGAGCTGGCGCGGGCTCGCGATGAAGAGCAGTTGGAGAACCAGCTCGAGAAGAACCTGGGTGACAGTGCCACAGAGCGGTTAAATCGCTCCAATAGCTTCGCACAGGCGGTGGAACAGGTTGTGCTCGAGTACGAAAAGACGATCCAGTCTCTAGAACAGTCGCTAGCGAGTACCAGGGCAACCCTGTCCAGCACTGAGGGATCTCTGCTGGAAAAAGAGTCCAACTGCGCCTACGCCGAAACGATCAACAATCAGCTCCAGGCCCGGCTGCAGAAGCTCATGGACCGCGAGGCCAACACCGAAAGCTACCTGCACGACCTGGAGACCAAGTTGGACGGCCACACGTCAGGCGAGGAAAAGAACACAGCCATCGTCATGGAGTTACGCAAAGAAATTGCCCGGGTCCGCGAAAACGAGGCTGCGTGTGAGAACTACATCTCGACCCTGGAGGAGCGCCTTGCCGAGGCTGACCAGGATGCTGAGCTGATGCAGCGTGAGATTGACAGGCTGGAGCAGGTGGTGGAGCGGCAACGCAGCCTTGGAAAGCTGGACTCTTTGTTATACGAGTTAGATCAAATCCAGCCTACAACTCCGGCTCCCGAGGCCGAAGTCGGAGCCGCCAACGGCACTGCCACCAACGGAGCCGGCCACCGGCGCACGGCCAGCCGGAGCATCGCCGACCATTCGCGCAGCCACAGCCATGTCAGCCGCCATAGTCAACTGGAAGAGACCATCCCCGAGattggagaggaggatatcccggaggagggagaggagccAGTTGATGGGCAAAAGAGGCCACGGAAATTGTCGCCGTTGGCCAACGACGGCGAGGTGCTTGAGTATCCCGCGAGCCCGGCTCAGTCCAAGTTTGTGGCCGACAAACTCGAGACTATGAATCAAGAGCTTCTCGGTCTTAGGGTTGAGCACGAGGCGACACTCAACGAGTATGATCTCCTCCATGCCAAGTATGAGGAGGCTCTCCGGGCTTTGGGCCAGCTGCAGGATATGGTGGACGAGGCTAAGCACCCTAGTCGCCAGCGAGATTCGATTCTCTCGGTGACATCGCCAATGCTGACAAGACCTACCTCATTCCTGTCTGACGCTAGAACTAATGAGACCAAGGATACCACGCATCTTTCTATGCGGTCACTCTCATCAGAGCTTTCGTCGGCTCTAGAATCTCCGTCTACGACATTGGATGTCTCGGATGCTGGCACCGCTGTGCCCAAATCTGGTTCTGCTCCCGAGTCGCCAACGGAGCCCACAAATGGCGCCGATGCCACGACCGAGGTTCACCGGTTGAAGGCTATCGCcgcggagaaggaggccgcAGAGAAGGAACTGGCCGAGCGGTACGCTCAGCTGGAGGAACGGCATCAACACGCCCTCGACATGGTGGAAGAGCTCAAGACCCAGGTCGCCAGGGCTCAGGCCGCCAACGAGGATTCCGGCAAGGCCGGCCATGTCATCCGCCGCAAGTCTAGTCAAACACTCATGATCATCGATCGGGCTCACAGGTCATTTGCCTCGCTCCGAAACATCGCCGCCGAGCACTTTGAGGATCAGCCAGATGTGATGCAGAACTTTGAGCTCAACCTCAACGCCGCCATGCACGAGCTCCACGCTCGCTCCGAGAGGATACAGGAGCTCGAGACCAACATCGCgacggccaagaaggagatggagaccAAGATGACCATCATCTCTGGACTGACCCGTGAACGGTCGAGTTTGAAGGCTGCCTCGCCTATGGACATGGCAGTTGTGTCGAACCTCCGGAATCAGCTGGAGCAGAGCGAGATGCGCATCAAGGAGCTGCAGCAGGCGAATGAAGTtcgggagaaggagctggaggctcAGTTTGCGGAACTGCAGGAGCTGATCAAGCAGACGGCCGTGAGCGCCAATGCTACCGCCGCCACGAACGAGACTTCCGAGGAGGCGGCTGCTCAGTTGGCAGCTCGTGAGGAAAAGAttgctgagctggagaaggagctgtcCACCTGGGAGGAAAGGCATAGGTCTGCTGTGCAGGCTCTTCAGGATAATGAGgagcagctgaagaagaCTATCAGCGAGCTCGAGGCTCAGGTTGCTTCTTTTACTGCTAAGCTTTCGGaggtcaaggttgaggagaagcCTGAGGGTGGTAATGAGAGGGCAGTTGGTGAGACTCCAAAGCAAAGCGGGGGTGAAGACACGAAGCTTGTCGACTTTCTCCGTACCGAAATCGAGGAGTACAAGGCTCTCATTAACACCAGCCAGACAAAGGtggccgaggctgagaagcaGCACCAGGAGACGAAGGAGGCTTTCGAGCAGGCTATCAAGGAGCGTGATGAGGCGGTCAGCGAAGCAGCTGAACAGAAGGACCTGGTTGCGAAACTCGAGGCGACAATCTCTGACCATGAGCAATCTATCAAGGCTCATCAGGAGAGCGTTCACGAGTTACAGTCAGCCCACCAGAAGGATGTTAACGAGATCATGCTGGCCGGCAGACGTGATCTGGAGTCTCAGCTGGCTGCTCTCAAGACAGAGCATGCCAACCGGACTAAGCGGCTTGAGAGTGATCTGACTGAAGCTCGCGAAGAGCTCATGAAGGTTGCCACCCAGGTAGCCTATGCTCTCGGACTGGATGTCAGTGTCGAGAAGATCAGCGACCGCATCAGCGATCTTGCCGGTGCCCAAAAGGCGCTGTCAGAGGAGCAAGGCAGGCGACTGGAGCTTGAGCAGGACATTGTTGAGCTgtccaacatcaacgacaccaTCATGCGCGACCTCGAGGCTGTTAGAGCCAGCTTGGCCGAGGTGCTCGCTGCCGAGTCGGAGAAGCAGAGGGGCCCCACCGGGCAGGGCTTCCCTGTCAAGGAGCAGGTGgcgttggtgaagaagaaggtggtcgatctcgaggtcaagaacaagaagaactcGCGGCttgtggaggagcttgaggacCAGCTTAATAAGAATTTCGACCAGGTCCAGGCTGCTAGCAACAGGCTGTCGCTGCTTCAGACGGAGAGGAAccagcagctggaggaggcgaatGCTGCCAAGGTGAGATTGCAGGGCGAAttggatgccatcaaggagGAGTATTCTGCTCTTCAG GCCAAATACGAcagcatcctccccaacGACTCAACCGACACCCCCCAACGATCCAACTCGCAAACCCAGCAAAACGGCCACGGCGTCCGCAAATCATCCTCGGTCGCCTCTttaccctcccccccaccagcaatccccctcccgcccctcccatccaacaACTCAGgcaccacatcccccactccccgccccccctccaaggACGTAGGCGGTATCTCCCAGATCCAAGAAGACCAGGAAGCGCGCATCCGCCTCATCGAAAAGCACCTCAAGGCAGAGAAGCAGcttaccaccaccctcgaagAGGCCTTGACTGACCTGGAGAGGCAGCAGCTGGCGATGAGGGCGGATTGTGACgcctggaggagaagggcgctggagctggagcaggagatTAAGGACCTGAAGGAGAAGCCGCAGCAGGATAACAGGTGGAGTCTGcagcaggtggaggaggagaggaggaagaggagggatgcCGAGATTGCGAGGGCGcatttggaggagaggatgaacACGAttagcaagaagaagaagaaggggagccTGAATTGCTTTTAG
- a CDS encoding hypothetical protein (COG:S; EggNog:ENOG503NYE6) yields the protein MALETTLPHKQHITLQGSLGCASASYTMTEIVDLLASSPPRPPTARQPSLPAAGSKRRPPREKSPIIEDALFVSDDELAANPVVGTGWSWKGLSAEGPATKKRRISAADSIVSSPKRNSPSLAASIPPPSAQPRDQQRSSSVPKGVKNIGGKFYRPGLDDSEGEMDDDHFRSPSPKGKEVASTQNGFDQPEIDLLSDDEPDSDPFRCSPPRGKETAPTRRGLDQPEVDFLSDDELFVSETPQDKGKQPMPAVPKRNLMADDIISNSPALTQRAKSTLSKTADWVPISSSAPIPASDIGHPPEPSRPFRKTWSEVIWLDDSDDAMDDVDSDGDDLPDIMDLASSKRKTTSGSTSKRPPTVTKSRNKRFTTGVLSANAVDLPDEERKTQQTKTPAEKAAEKATKAAALAAERERKRLEKEAAKETKAFEKKKAAALAEVNKLRTDKKVSTPEMIVDLPIGLNPTIKIQTEELLKDLSVQVQSSRSPVDNIVRWKRKVDAEYNPSLSIWEPVPHRTDTEKYAMAIMPAARFVELCLSPSTPNLDSHVSSMKSSFPGFTLIYLIEGLNPFLRKKKSARNRQFVSAVRDGLDPPSSTQPNRPANNNQKIINEDLVEQSLLQLQLVHSALIHHTNAPIETSQQIAVFTQHISTAPYRRLRDQTNDTQAGFCMDSGQVRTGTETKDIYVRMLQEVGRVTKPIAVGIAQEYESVSRLKRAMEEEGPLIRESVRKGTNRDGGFSDRAVGQAISRRVHKILLGRDGGVVIFDGGAEG from the exons ATGGCGCTAG AAACTACACTACCCCACAAGCAACACATCACGTTACAAGGATCTCTTGGTTGCGCCTCTGCCTCATATACGATGACCGAGATTGTCGATCTTCTCGCGAGCTCTCCGCCTCGGCCACCCACAGCTCGCCAACCATCTCTCCCGGCTGCAGGCTCCAAACGGCGCCCACCTAGGGAGAAATCACCAATTATCGAAGATGCCCTCTTCGTCTCGGACGATGAGTTGGCAGCTAACCCAGTGGTTGGAACTGGGTGGTCATGGAAAGGGCTTAGCGCAGAAGGACCAGCGACCAAGAAGCGCCGCATAAGCGCAGCAGACTCAATCGTATCAAGTCCAAAAAGGAACTCTCCGTCATTGGCAGCTTCGATTCCTCCACCTTCTGCGCAGCCCAGGGATCAGCAACGGAGTAGCTCTGTCCCTAAAGGAGTAAAGAACATTGGAGGAAAGTTCTACCGACCCGGGCTTGATGATTCGGAAGGTGAaatggatgatgatcatTTTCGAAGCCCGTCACCTAAAGGGAAAGAGGTTGCATCTACGCAAAATGGATTCGACCAGCCAGAAATAGACCTTTTGTCTGACGATGAACCGGACAGTGACCCTTTCAGATGTTCGCCACCCAGGGGCAAGGAGACTGCACCAACGCGGAGAGGTCTTGACCAGCCAGAAGTGGACTTTCTGTCTGACGACGAGCTTTTTGTGAGCGAGACACCCCAAGATAAGGGGAAACAGCCGATGCCAGCTGTACCGAAGCGGAATCTTATGGCGGATGATATCATCTCAAACTCGCCGGCGCTGACGCAGCGAGCAAAGAGCACACTCAGCAAGACTGCTGACTGGGTTCCTATCTCGAGCTCGGCGCCCATTCCAGCCTCTGATATTGGCCACCCGCCGGAGCCATCTCGTCCCTTCCGCAAGACTTGGTCAGAGGTCATTTGGCTTGACGATTCTGACGACGCCATGGATGATGTGGACTCCGATGGAGACGATCTCCCTGATATTATGGACCTTGCCAGTTCCAAGCGAAAAACCACCTCTGGGTCAACCTCTAAGCGGCCGCCGACAGTTACCAAATCAAGGAACAAGAGGTTCACCACAGGTGTCTTATCAGCCAATGCTGTTGACCTCCCAGATGAGGAGAGAAAAACGCAACAAACGAAAACCCCCGCCGAAAAAGCAGCAGAGAAAGCAACCaaagccgccgccctcgccgccgaaaGAGAGCGCAAGCGTCTCGAGAAAGAAGCTGCCAAAGAAACCAAAGCctttgaaaagaaaaaagcagCCGCCCTCGCAGAAGTGAACAAACTTCGCACCGACAAAAAGGTCTCTACCCCCGAAATGATCGTCGACCTCCCCATCGGCCTCaacccaaccatcaaaatccAGACCGAGGAACTTCTCAAAGACCTCTCCGTCCAAGTCCAATCCTCCCGCTCCCCGGTTGACAACATCGTCCGCTGGAAGCGAAAGGTAGACGCGGAATACAAcccttccctttccatcTGGGAACCTGTTCCCCATCGAACCGACACGGAGAAGTACGCCATGGCTATCATGCCCGCCGCTCGGTTTGTGGAGTTATgcctctccccatccaccccaaaCCTGGACTCGCATGTCTCCTCAATGAAGTCCAGTTTTCCCGGATTTACCTTGATCTACCTAATCGAAGGCCTAAACCCCTTCCTCCGCAAGAAAAAGTCCGCTCGAAACAGGCAGTTTGTCTCCGCCGTCCGTGACGGACTCGATCCCCCTTCTAGCACCCAGCCCAACCGGccggccaacaacaaccaaaaaaTAATCAACGAAGACCTCGTCGAGcaatccctcctccagctACAGCTTGTTCACTCAgctctcatccaccacaccaacgCCCCGATTGAAACCTCGCAGCAAATCGCCGTTTTTACTCAGCACATCTCCACTGCGCCGTACCGGCGGTTGAGGGATCAGACGAATGACACCCAGGCGGGGTTCTGCATGGACTCTGGGCAGGTCAGGACTGGGACCGAGACGAAGGATATTTATGTGAGGATGCTGCAGGAGGTTGGGCGGGTCACGAAGCCGATCGCGGTGGGGATTGCGCAGGAGTATGAGAGCGTGAGTCGGTTGAagagggcgatggaggaggaggggccgtTGATACGGGAGtcggtgaggaaggggacgaatagggatggggggtttaGTGATCGGGCGGTTGGGCAGGCTATTAGTAGGCGGGTGCATAAGATAttgctggggagggatgggggagtaGTGATATTTGATGGGGGGGCGGAGGGATGA
- the TFB4 gene encoding RNA polymerase II transcription factor B subunit 4 (EggNog:ENOG503NV91; COG:K; COG:L; BUSCO:EOG0926369X), whose product MSAQDAVDASEHYEVSKLEDVPSLTTIIIDTNPRAWAALGDVLPLSKAIANIQIFINAHLALSNTNQIAILAAHTNRAVWLYPTPPKPPSEDVEMRDAGKTDTFLNTANKFPQYAQIEHALVTSLRELIGSTIPPDLNETTTQMSGALTLALAHMNKTALAYSASQALSNSTAGTTAPGTTASTGLVGFHGRILVISVSDSAASQYIPTMNAVFAASMSRIAIDTLALRGSATFLEQASFITQGTFIQAADPQGILQYLMFGFGVGSASSGLSAAQNDGSGPLMGKPKTGKQREGDELRKPVGECLFTPAADSVDFRAACFCHRNVVDTGFVCSICLSIFCEPPPGDECLTCGNKLAVGDYGMIKTPDGLNVEPANARLAPSPSAKRKRKLEANGE is encoded by the coding sequence ATGAGCGCCCAAGATGCGGTGGACGCCTCCGAGCACTACGAGGTCTCCAAGCTCGAAGATGTGCCCTCGttgaccaccatcatcattgaTACAAACCCACGCGCTTGGGCAGCACTGGGGGACGTTCTTCCACTCTCAAAGGCCATTGCCAATATCCAGATATTCATCAACGCCCACCTAGCGTTAAGCAACACAAACCAGATCGCCATTTTAGCCGCACACACGAACCGAGCTGTATGGCTGTATCCAAcgcccccaaaaccaccatcagAGGATGTTGAGATGCGAGATGCCGGCAAGACGGATACCTTCTTAAACACAGCGAATAAATTCCCACAATACGCCCAAATCGAACACGCCCTCGTAACCTCCCTCCGTGAGCTCATCGGGAGCACGATACCACCGGACCTCAACGAGACCACAACTCAAATGTCAGGCGCCTTAACACTCGCCCTAGCTCATATGAACAAGACGGCGCTTGCCTATAGTGCGAGCCAGGCACTCTCCAACTCTACTGCAGGAACCACTGCCCCAGGCACAACCGCAAGCACCGGTTTGGTCGGTTTTCACGGCCGtatcctcgtcatctccgTCTCCgactccgccgcctcccaatACATCCCCACCATGAACGCTGTCTTCGCAGCCTCCATGTCCCGAATCGCCATCGATACCCTTGCCCTCCGAGGCAGTGCCACCTTCCTCGAGCAAGCCTCGTTCATAACCCAAGGCACATTTATTCAAGCCGCCGACCCTCAAGGCATCCTACAGTACCTCATGTTCGGTTTTGGAGTGGGTAGCGCATCTTCCGGGCTTTCAGCAGCACAGAATGACGGCTCCGGGCCACTGATGGGCAAACCAAAAACAGGCAAACaaagagagggagatgagctGAGGAAGCCGGTGGGAGAATGCCTGTTTACGCCGGCGGCGGACTCGGTAGATTTCAGGGCCGCGTGTTTCTGCCACAGGAACGTAGTGGACACGGGGTTTGTGTGCAGTATCTGCTTGAGCATCTTTTGTGAGCCACCGCCTGGGGACGAGTGTTTGACCTGTGGGAATAAattggcggtgggggattATGGGATGATCAAGACACCGGATGGGTTGAACGTGGAGCCGGCTAATGCAAGATTGGCGCCTTCTCCGAGTGCTAAGAGAaagaggaagttggaggCCAATGGGGAATAA